From one Sparus aurata chromosome 16, fSpaAur1.1, whole genome shotgun sequence genomic stretch:
- the gmfb gene encoding glia maturation factor beta, translated as MSESLVVCEVDEDLVKKLKEFRFRKETNNAAIVMKIDKDKQLVILEEEHEDISPDDLKDELPERQPRFIVYSYKYQHDDGRVSYPLCFIFSSPVGCRPEQMMMYAGSKNKLVHTVQLSKVFEIRNTEDLTEEWLREKLRLFG; from the exons ATG AGTGAATCACTGGTGGTGTGTGAGGTGGATGAGGATCTGGTGAAAAAGCTGAAGGAGTTCCGTTTCCGGAAAGAGACCAATAATGCCGCCATCGTTA TGAAGATCGACAAAGACAAGCAGCTGGTTATTCTCGAAGAAGAACACGAG gatattTCTCCTGATGATCTGAAGGATGAACTGCCTGAGAGACAGCCAAG GTTTATCGTCTACAGCTATAAATACCAACATGACGACGGACGTGTCTCCTATCCCCTCTGCTTCATCTTCTCCAGTCCCGTGG GTTGCAGACCGGAGCAGATGATGATGTACGCGGGAAGCAAAAACAAGCTGGTGCACACTGTTCAGCTGAGCAAG gtgTTTGAGATCAGAAACACAGAGGACCTGACAGAGGAATGGCTCAGAGAGAAACTTCGGCTCTTCGGCTAA
- the LOC115597383 gene encoding golgin subfamily A member 6-like protein 22, whose translation MSQNTSSDWCQSLSPEESRRLSVSEMVDLHESLMPGRDPGPEMPSRTSHARTEVREETLESFKSQVETLQLELEGTKAENSRLKSDVSVLQLDLKDSNAKEKILNGRVKNLIAEGSQYKSLNEEYQAEIQQLTTEVYDLKSGAEEAQQAHTSNVRVPELDLLERTMQTQDKDFLEAVQELQEHANSLNMQNKYITEQKLALESTMNEKVHVLQVNQTKTHEQIQSLTAEVGRLESVAEQKQAEIERLNVALRSLWNKEAFLNEQVSYLTAKGEELEGVNEEKQAEIEQLTATARYLKENEDSLTQQHDSMATELSQHKSLTKSLNEKNKSLKMALHELQHLLNEAEQQIFDQDELIKKQEGQVEYNQQVVEELYTERTDLKQTICELKDQLENRQEEEVMAGAENISQELRLWAENAEKPGPSEKLRDDNLVESPAAEPRAAEGQTSSLWRYCAKGVLRLGVSVGTCAASTLIANVMLDNFNMYNINLTHPFCNLEPGVPRPF comes from the coding sequence ATGTCTCAAAACACATCTTCTGATTGGTGCCAGTCGCTGTCACCAGAGGAATCCAGGCGCCTCTCTGTGTCAGAGATGGTAGATTTACATGAATCACTGATGCCTGGTAGAGATCCTGGGCCGGAGATGCCGTCCAGAACTTCTCACGCTCGGACGGAGGTCAGGGAGGAGACGCTGGAGTCATTCAAATCACAAGTTGAGACGCTTCAGTTGGAGTTAGAAGGTACGAAGGCTGAGAACTCCAGGCTCAAATCTGATGTAAGCGTGCTTCAGTTGGACTTGAAAGATTCGAATGCCAAAGAGAAGATTCTGAACGGCCGGGTAAAAAATCTCATTGCTGAAGGGTCCCAGTATAAGAGTCTGAATGAGGAATACCAAGCAGAGATACAACAGCTGACAACAGAGGTGTATGACCTTAAGTCTGGTGCAGAGGAAGCTCAGCAAGCACACACCAGTAACGTTAGGGTCCCTGAACTGGATCTCCTTGAACGGACGATGCAGACTCAGGACAAAGACTTTTTGGAAGCAGTACAGGAACTGCAGGAACATGCGAACTCTCTGAACATGCAGAATAAGTACATTACTGAGCAGAAGCTTGCTCTTGAATCTACCATGAATGAAAAAGTCCACGTTCTGCAGGtaaatcagacaaaaacacatgaGCAGATCCAGAGTCTGACTGCTGAGGTGGGCCGACTTGAATCTGTGGCGGAGCAGAAACAAGCAGAGATTGAAAGACTGAATGTGGCATTGCGGAGTCTTTGGAACAAAGAGGCGTTTCTGAACGAGCAGGTCAGCTATCTCACTGCTAAGGGGGAAGAACTTGAAGGTGTAAATGAGGAAAAACAAGCAGAGATTGAACAGCTGACGGCCACAGCGCGTTATCTTAAGGAAAATGAAGACTCTCTTACGCAGCAGCATGACAGCATGGCCACTGAGCTTTCTCAACATAAGTCTCTGACGAAGAGCCTAAATGAAAAGAACAAGAGCCTGAAGATGGCTCTGCATGAGCTTCAGCACCTACTGAATGAGGCTGAGCAACAAATCTTTGACCAAGATGAGCTCATAAAAAAGCAAGAGGGTCAAGTTGAGTATAATCAGCAAGTGGTAGAGGAGCTTTACACCGAAAGAACCGATCTGAAACAAACAATCTGTGAACTTAAAGACCAGCTGGAGAATAGGCAGGAAGAAGAGGTGATGGCTGGTGCAGAGAATATCAGTCAGGAATTGAGGCTTTGGgctgaaaatgcagaaaaaccAGGCCCATCTGAGAAGCTGAGAGACGACAACCTTGTAGAGAGTCCAGCTGCAGAACCGCGAGCTGCTGAGGGTCAGACCAGTAGTTTGTGGCGCTACTGTGCCAAAGGTGTACTGAGATTAGGTGTGAGTGTTGGCACCTGCGCTGCAAGCACACTTATTGCTAATGTTATGCTGGATAACTTCAACATGTACAACATAAACCTTACGCACCCCTTCTGCAACCTAGAGCCTGGAGTACCTCGTCCCTTTTAG
- the LOC115597355 gene encoding uncharacterized protein LOC115597355 encodes MKLTRPVGTLPVTLLIVGNIATSIARSVFQNLDCTHDFHSMSCDFDAPVCSGYNLTLRCLSFEDESSCIFKKCDRGKCCCSTQMTIIYGEDHNATVWNGAVNLVSKIISVADSFKPRAPTNVTVVETDVNVKVTWSLNMDHRPSLRDDLKAIVTYREKGETPQVSEPFKPTIVNGLGYYEINSKHMEPSTTYLVSVRSVSWNNLPSDSSEEVEFTTRSWFVEL; translated from the exons ATGAAGTTAACGAG GCCAGTTGGCACACTGCCCGTCACCCTGCTTATTGTAGGAAACATTGCAACTTCTATCGCTCGCTCTG TTTTCCAAAATCTTGATTGTACCCACGACTTCCACAGTATGTCCTGTGACTTTGACGCACCAGTCTGCTCTGGATACAACCTGACGCTTCGGTGCCTCAGCTTTGAAGA TGAAAGTTCTTGCATTTTCAAGAAGTGCGACAGGGGAAAGTGTTGTTGCTCTACCCAGATGACTATTATCTACGGGGAGGATCACAATGCAACAGTTTGGAATGGAGCTGTAAACTTGGTCTCCAAAATCATCAGCGTCGCCGATAGCT TTAAGCCCAGagccccaacaaatgtcacagtgGTGGAAACCGACGTGAATGTTAAAGTCACCTGGAGTCTGAACATGGATCACAGGCCCAGTCTCAGAGACGACTTGAAAGCTATTGTGACTTATCGTGAAAAAGGGGAAACACCACAG GTATCTGAACCTTTCAAACCAACTATAGTTAATGGACTGGGCTACTACGAAATAAATAGTAAACACATGGAGCCAAGTACAACATATTTGGTCAGTGTGAGGAGTGTGTCCTGGAACAACCTCCCCAGTGACAGCAGTGAAGAGGTGGAATTCACAACAC GTTCCTGGTTTGTGGAGTTATAA
- the LOC115566308 gene encoding galectin-related protein B, producing the protein MEEKDKKDHGEYIGAIKGGMRPSMKLVIMGIINKKPKSIELILSSAPLEEDTDGDVGLQLKVNFPDKAVQRNARLAGKWGKPETTLSFFPFAPGESFKMEIVCEHQQFRILVDGQPLCGFTHRVSPLASLTALRVFGDVQLTKVA; encoded by the exons ATGGAAGAAAAGGACAAGAAAGACCAT GGGGAGTATATCGGAGCGATAAAGGGTGGGATGCGGCCTTCAATGAAACTGGTTATTATGGGAATTATTaacaaaaaaccaaaaag catTGAGCTGATTCTGTCCAGCGCTCCTCTGGAGGAGGACACAGACGGCGACGTGGGACTTCAGTTAAAGGTCAACTTCCCCGATAAAGCCGTCCAACGCAACGCCCGCCTGGCTGGGAAGTGGGGTAAACCTGAAACtaccctctctttctttccttttgcaCCTGGAGAATCCTTCAAG ATGGAGATAGTTTGTGAGCACCAGCAGTTTCGTATCTTGGTGGACGGACAGCCTCTGTGTGGATTCACCCACCGGGTCTCCCCACTCGCCTCCCTCACTGCCTTACGAGTCTTCGGAGATGTACAGCTCACCAAGGTGGCCTAA